The genomic region TCAGTCGGTAACGCAGGGAATCATAAGCGCGACCGGCCGTTCCGGCAGCGGAATCGGAAACGTTTCAGATTTTATTCAAACGGACGCTGCGATTAACCAAGGAAATTCCGGCGGCCCCCTTGTGAACATCTACGGAGAAGTCATAGGGCTTAACACTTGGATCGCTTCTTCTTCAGGCGGTTCTCAGGGATTGGGATTTTCAATTCCGATAAACAACCTCAAACACGCGATCGACGCTTTTATAAACGAGGGAAAAATTTCTTACGGATGGCTCGGAGTTTCTCTCATAGAAATTTCGGACGAATACAAGGAATCGCTCGGCGTAAGCAATAAAACGGGCGCTTTTGCGGCGCAGGTGTTTATAGATTCTCCCGCTTATAAGGCAGGGCTTCAATCCGGCGATTATATCACTTCGCTCGACGGTCATGAGATAAAATCCGTAGACCAGCTTGTGCGCGAAGTGGGAAATCTTAGAGCCGGAAAAAACGCCGAATTCGGTTTGATCCGCGGAGGAAAGCCCCTCTCCGTAAAAGTTAAAATCGAAGAGCGCAAGGCGGACGTAGCGGCGAACGACGGCAAGACATGGCCGGGCTTCCTCGCGGTTCCGCTGACGGACAAACTTCGCGAGCAGCTAAAAATTGACGACAAGAATGTAAAGGGCGTAGTCGTAAGCAACATATACGATAAAACGCCGGCCGCGTCTCTCAGGCTTCAGGAAGGCGATATCATAACCGCCGTAAACGGTAAACGCATTACCAACCTGCAGGAATTTTACAGCGCGATGGACCTTACAAAGACAAAATCTATCTCGTTTGACGTTTACACAAACGGAGGAACTATCACTACAAGTACATATAAGATAAAATAAAAAGGAAAAAGCCGCTTATACCGGCTAAATGCAGGGGCTGCCCTTCGTGAAGTTTTAAATCGCTTCCGGGACAGCCCCGACCATTTTAAATACAGGTTTAACTTCGGCGGCTATGTGGCGCCGCCTCGCCAAACGGCCGAGTTTTCTTTCAAAGACTCATGTATCAACAGTGCGCAAAGCGCGCACTAATCGCTCGGCCTTTTTTTACTTCGCGGAAGCCGCCGAAGCTCCGGCAATTTTACCGAACACAACCGTGTCGGGCAGTGCGTTGCCGCCTAAACGGTTCGAACCGTGTATACCGCCGGTAACCTCACCTGCAGCGTATAAACCGGGAATTGCTTTACCGCTTGCATCGAGCACTCGCGCATCTTTATCGA from Treponema parvum harbors:
- a CDS encoding Do family serine endopeptidase, with amino-acid sequence MKKWTKYLIGAVSAAVLSFGLVSLYYRGVAVKGSAATAFAETKTAAVSIPQDSLKVVESLQNAFRSISSEVLPAVVEVDVTEKKTVTPSPFENMPFFFFGNPNDRNRQESTPREYEQKGLGSGVIVRRSGKTIYVLTNNHVAGKATDISVKLNDGRQFSGKLVGADERMDVALVSFESSDNTIPVAVLGDSDKVQAGDICLAMGAPLGYSQSVTQGIISATGRSGSGIGNVSDFIQTDAAINQGNSGGPLVNIYGEVIGLNTWIASSSGGSQGLGFSIPINNLKHAIDAFINEGKISYGWLGVSLIEISDEYKESLGVSNKTGAFAAQVFIDSPAYKAGLQSGDYITSLDGHEIKSVDQLVREVGNLRAGKNAEFGLIRGGKPLSVKVKIEERKADVAANDGKTWPGFLAVPLTDKLREQLKIDDKNVKGVVVSNIYDKTPAASLRLQEGDIITAVNGKRITNLQEFYSAMDLTKTKSISFDVYTNGGTITTSTYKIK